GGGAGACTGGGAGACTGGAACTGTTGTCCGACTGCAATTTAATCTGTCAGACAAGTGTGGCTTGTCTCTTCCGCATTTTGTCATGTGCAAACTGGATTCATAGGCATATGCCACAGAGCCAGAGACCAGAGCAGAGTGCGGCATTGTCTGGGCCGAGTCATGTCTCTAATGCAGTCGCCTGCACACCACTCGCATAGATGGATAATGGGCCTTGTGGCATGGACAAACAATGGTCGGGTTAATTGAATTGCTTTCAATGCGTGGGCCCCTGGCCCCCGACCCCCGCCCCAAGGCTCTCTTGTGCAACAATGTCTCACGGCTTTAATTGTATCGATTTCATTTGAATTTCGCCTTTCAGACAGATTGATAGATAGATCCAACGCCCTCCCTCCCAAACTTTTCGAATCTTTATCTTTTTGCTACTCACTTCTTAGACTTTATTCAATTTACATACACATAAAAATAGTCAATGAAATCTCATTAAAATCTAGCTAAAAACTAACTTAAATTCGTACATATAGCGAGCGCGAAGAAGAAATAAAATACAGATACggatagagatagagatataAATAACCATTacaagatacaagatacaagatacatCACTCTAAGACTTGGGCTTTCGACTTCGATTGGGCGTGGTCCGCACTGAGCGTCGCGTTGTGGTGCTGCCTTTGGCACTGTGGTTCGTCGATGTGGTTCTGGCACTGCttgtgggcgtgggcgtggctcTGGGCGGCTTCGGGGTTGAAGTGGTGCTGCTGGTCGTGGTAGTCCTACGGCCACTGGGACGCTCCCGATAGACGCACATCAGCTCGTCGGCGGCATCGGGACAATCAATTTGCTGTGGATCAAAGGAGGATCAAAGGCTTGGGCTTAAGGGGGTTCCTGCTTTAGCGGGGGGGAAGGGGTTTCCCCTACCTTATCGCACAGCTGACTGACTGTGATGCACTTGCCACTCACGCACCGCAGCTCGTGGGGCAGACAACCCCCTGGGGCAGTCACCGCTGTCTGTGTTGTGGGTGGGGCCTTAGTGGTGGTCGTACTCgtcgtggtggtggtggtgctggtggtgcgTCCTCGCTGTTGCACCAAAGCAGAGCTGGGAATCGCACTGGCTGTCCTTGCCGCCGGCGTCGTGGGTCCACTGATGCTGAACTTCACGGAAGTGCGATTGGCCCTCTGGGAGTACTTGAACTTGTTCTCCGAGTCGCTGGTCATCATGATCTCCTTGCTGTCCCGAAAGTTTACTAGAGGGGAATGTTTAGCATCTCAGATTCTCAGATACTCTAGGGAGTATTTCTAGTATTTCTTACCAAACCCCTTGGGTCCTGCCTCGCCGCTGGAGCCATTCACTGGCGTGGGAACGGGTGCAGCCACCTGATGGATCTGAAACTTGGTCTCGGTGCCCGCCTCCTCGTCCGTGGTGGCCGTGATGTAGGTGTACAACTTGTCGTTGGTCTCGTTGGGCGACAGGAAGCTGGCGTAGGAGAAGACCCTGGGGAAGGCGTTCAGCTCCGCCTCGTCGAAGGGGGCCGAGTCCCCCGAGCCGTACTCGTCGCAGTCCTCCTCGTCGCTGCCGTCGAGACAGTCAAAGTTGAGGTCGCAGCGCAGCCCCTCCGGAATGCACTTCTCGTTGGAGCGGCACCGGAACTCGTCCTGCTGCTCGCACACCAGACACtgctcgtcctcgtcctcgccGCCCGAGCAGTCCTTGATCTTGtcgcactgccactgctgcggTATGCAGCTGCCGTCGTGGCACTGGAACTCATTCGCATAGCAGTCGTCCCGCCGCCGCGTGGGATCCTCGCACTTGTGGCTCTCGTGGGCATCGGGGTACTGGCTGCAGTCGAACAGCTCGCTGAGGACATCCGAGTTGGATATAGCTATGGAGCAGGCCTCCAGAATGGCTACAAAAAGGGGGGATATCATCACTCAAAGACCGGGACTCTCGCTGACTGGCGCTTACCCTTGCAGATCCTTCGACAGGGCGGCAGCTGGCCCATGGGCGAGGGCCGGCACTCCGGCTCCAGGGCCGCGCACACAAACTCGATGGCCCGCGCCGAGCAGTTGGCCCGCAGGAGGTCCTCGTACGCCGTCATGGCGGCGGCATCCCGTGGGGCAGACCCCTCCCGGTTGTAGGTGAGGTCGTAGTCGAGCACGCCCTGGCACATGGGCAGCATGGTGGAGTAGCAGCCGCTGTTTGTCGGCGACGGCGTGGTGCTCATGGCCTCTGTGGGTCGTCCGCTGGCCGCCGACGGAGGCGGCAGAGTGGGCGAGACCCGCGTGAGGGGCTGCTCGTGGCCTGGAGGCGTGGCCTGGGGTCTGGGCAGTAGCTGCAAAAAGTGGACAATACAGTGTATCTTCTCTCTCTCCTATGCCCCCCCCATCGATCGACTTACGTCCTTCAGCAACTGCAGCATTCGCTTGTCCTGCTCGATGGGCACCCCGAAGCTGTTCTGGTGACCAGATGTGAATCGAATACTGTCTGCCGGCAGCAAGGTGTCGTCGTAGTCCTCCTCCTGCCCCTCCTCCAAAGTCATCTCTGGCTGGAACTCCGTTGTGTGCTCCCCCCCCTCGACCGCTCTGAGTCGCGTGGTCTCCTGGGGCTCCCCGTCCGGGTCCGTGGTGGTGGTTTCCTCATCGTAGACCTCGGCGCTGCTGCTCGTGGAGGACGTGACGGCTGATTCGTGGCGGCGCTGCAGGAAGCGTGCCCGGGCCACACTCACGTCGTGCAGCCACAGGCAGTAAGTGATCAGGCCGAAGAAGAGCAGCACGCTGGCCACGAAGATGATGGGCCAGCGCAGGTACTTCCAGCGACAGGCGCGCCGGGCATAGCCCAGGAGCATCAGGGGCGTGGGCTTCTGCTGGGCCGCTTCCAGGTAGTAGCTGGGGCTCGTCAGGGGATACTTGTAGCGGCGCACCTGGAGCTCCGCCAGGGCCTCGGGGCTGCCCAGCATGCCAATGCGATATTTGTGGGTGTCGCTCCAGCAGgccgactcctcgctggagcCCTTGCTGCGCAGAGTCGAGGCGCGGGagtagtcgtcgtcgtcgatggTCTGCACCGTGATATTGAGGCCGTGCGGATATTTTGTGGGCTGACGTCTCAATCCACTGACTGATGAGGCCTCATTCGACATGCCATCGAGGTTCggttgtggctgctgctgctgctggggcttCTGTTCATCCATGATTATTGCCAGAGATCGCCTCGGCTCACCTTTGTCTCCGACTTTTGTCCAAATGTCAattgcagctgctgccgcTTCTGTTGCATAAGCCCCTcgtcgctctctcgctctctgcgGGGTAATTGCTATTGTCTAACCGATCTGGCGATCTGGCGTTTTGGGTATCCGGGGAGCCTCTTCGTGCCTGGGGTTCACCAGATTAGGGCCTCAGTctcctgttttttttttgtttttttcggCGAAAGGAAATCGAAttacaaatgaaaatgaaagtCAAGATGGCATTTCCACTATTTGGAAAGTTGTCACCCAACTCGCGATCCCCCGGATCGGATCTGTCAGATTGATCGCCGAGAGCTGCTTCAATTAAGCTTCATTAATTCCCCACCGCATCTCGGACACATCTTCCTCGCCTTGCAGCACCTTGcagcactgccactgccacagccacagccacagccacagctgcACTTCCCATCGGCCATCGGCGGCTTCGGTATCTCCATGTGAATGCTCGTGGCTCTGGGTCTGGGCGCACGAGAAGCCCCCCAAAAAAATCTATTGGCCAATAGTTTAGAAAAATTGAAATGCGAATTGCATTGGCCAAGAGGGTACCCTCTTGTGGCCGCTTCTGCGGCACACAACGGGCCCAAAGCCTGGGCCAAGCTCAACTTGTTAGCCGGAAAAACGAACAACAGAAAACAACAGCAATAAGAGTTAGAAACAAGTCGGTCTGGGGACAGGGCCCAACCACGAACAAGAGATGCTCTATATAGGAGGAATAGGCGGGGCTTATGATAGGGAACTAAAGAGCTATATAGAACTATGGTGTCCTCTAGGGTGTCTCAATGAATCCCCAACGAATTGTAGGTGAAACCCCATTAGAAAAAGCATAAATTGACTGATGATTGCAGCTAGGGAAGGGTTTCCTTTGGTTAAAGAAGGTCTATAGTCAGGGGTTCGATAGGAATATACTCAAGAAATGTAATGAAAGTAATGAACGTCTTGGTATAACAATTATTCAGATATTTCTGGCTTGTTGTTTCGCGAAAAACTATTCAGAAATGAATGCTTTTCAAGGTAATTTCCTATAGGGAAAAAGAAGTCCTAAAAAATGTCTATTGTCAGGGGTTTTGATAGGAATATATCCCAGGGCCGTAAAGAAAGTTCTAAAAGTCTTGGTATAAGAATTATTTAGACATTTCTGGCTTCCTGTTTGGCGAAAAACTATTCAGAAATTAATATATTTCAAGGCTTATTTCTATAGGAAAAAAGTAGGCCTAAAGAAGGTCTATTGTCAGGGGTTTTGATAGGAATATATCCCAGGAATTATTCAGATATTTCTGGCTTGTTGTTTGCCAATAAATATTCAGAAATGAATGATTTTCAAGGCAATTTCCCATAGGAAAAACTTTAAGCTTTTCAGTTCAAAGTATTTGATGATTTCGGGGGGTATTTCCCCTAGTAAAACATGCCTTGTCTTGCAGAGATCCACGAGAAGAGTTGTCTAGGTTTTTGCCTTCCATAAAGTACACCTTCAAAGCCACTCGAATCCCCAAATGCCGCCAATGGGGGCCAAAGCAGATGCAGATACTTTAAAGAAGTTAAACGGATTCCCTGCTTGGGGTTTTCtttattttgttttgcttttcaaCCAAATTAAGTGTTATGTATTCATGTTTTATGTTTTATACCCTTTCCTGAGCAAAATCGCTTGAGCTTGGCGGCCACAGTTGGCTGAATGTT
The sequence above is a segment of the Drosophila miranda strain MSH22 chromosome 4, D.miranda_PacBio2.1, whole genome shotgun sequence genome. Coding sequences within it:
- the LOC108162015 gene encoding uncharacterized protein LOC108162015 is translated as MDEQKPQQQQQPQPNLDGMSNEASSVSGLRRQPTKYPHGLNITVQTIDDDDYSRASTLRSKGSSEESACWSDTHKYRIGMLGSPEALAELQVRRYKYPLTSPSYYLEAAQQKPTPLMLLGYARRACRWKYLRWPIIFVASVLLFFGLITYCLWLHDVSVARARFLQRRHESAVTSSTSSSAEVYDEETTTTDPDGEPQETTRLRAVEGGEHTTEFQPEMTLEEGQEEDYDDTLLPADSIRFTSGHQNSFGVPIEQDKRMLQLLKDLLPRPQATPPGHEQPLTRVSPTLPPPSAASGRPTEAMSTTPSPTNSGCYSTMLPMCQGVLDYDLTYNREGSAPRDAAAMTAYEDLLRANCSARAIEFVCAALEPECRPSPMGQLPPCRRICKAILEACSIAISNSDVLSELFDCSQYPDAHESHKCEDPTRRRDDCYANEFQCHDGSCIPQQWQCDKIKDCSGGEDEDEQCLVCEQQDEFRCRSNEKCIPEGLRCDLNFDCLDGSDEEDCDEYGSGDSAPFDEAELNAFPRVFSYASFLSPNETNDKLYTYITATTDEEAGTETKFQIHQVAAPVPTPVNGSSGEAGPKGFVNFRDSKEIMMTSDSENKFKYSQRANRTSVKFSISGPTTPAARTASAIPSSALVQQRGRTTSTTTTTTSTTTTKAPPTTQTAVTAPGGCLPHELRCVSGKCITVSQLCDKQIDCPDAADELMCVYRERPSGRRTTTTSSTTSTPKPPRATPTPTSSARTTSTNHSAKGSTTTRRSVRTTPNRSRKPKS